A genomic segment from uncultured Vibrio sp. encodes:
- a CDS encoding transglycosylase SLT domain-containing protein has translation MKLKNGALVVLLNLAVTMPSYANDPFAELDQEIEQLTVDDTAEFEQWYAAHLKEFNQWQQAYLADWDSKQKASIQKWSDSKISSPEVIVVYDKKHDARTVVDLEKGEVTVSYLPKNEDETKKNQEAEIVNTVIENNAHLWEQIGVPQPSEAKPNTVVVEEAKVQKETFEQVKRKIEEQTERQMSQLDMFVAQGSSVLSEQKTEQLVSQQKEEMNKQKEKRIVKVKQALVQQEEKLKKAPRKVVAYTVKIPKSSLSERANKYLPAIKKEAGKRQLSPALVLAIMHEESHFNPKAKSHVPAYGLMQIVPTTAGHDVNKLYRGKDKPMRENDLYDPAVNIETGSAYLKILQSRYLKGIKDPQSATYSIIAAYNTGSGNVAKAFGERRVSRAIKKINSMSSDEVYQRLIKNLPYEETRNYLKKVNDRMQTYRAQSNSVI, from the coding sequence ATGAAACTAAAAAACGGCGCACTGGTAGTATTGTTGAATTTAGCCGTAACCATGCCAAGTTACGCCAATGACCCATTTGCGGAACTCGATCAAGAGATAGAGCAGCTTACTGTTGATGATACGGCTGAATTCGAGCAATGGTATGCAGCGCACCTGAAAGAGTTCAATCAGTGGCAGCAAGCGTATTTAGCTGACTGGGATAGCAAACAAAAGGCATCCATTCAGAAATGGAGTGACAGCAAAATCTCCTCACCAGAAGTTATTGTCGTTTACGACAAGAAACACGACGCGCGAACGGTCGTAGATTTGGAGAAAGGTGAAGTCACGGTAAGCTATCTGCCAAAGAACGAAGATGAGACAAAGAAGAATCAAGAAGCCGAAATCGTCAATACTGTGATAGAAAATAACGCTCACTTGTGGGAACAGATTGGTGTTCCGCAACCCAGTGAGGCCAAACCTAACACGGTCGTTGTAGAAGAGGCGAAAGTTCAGAAAGAAACCTTCGAGCAAGTAAAGCGAAAAATCGAAGAGCAGACAGAGCGTCAAATGAGTCAGTTAGATATGTTTGTCGCTCAAGGGTCTTCAGTCTTGAGTGAACAAAAGACTGAACAACTTGTCTCTCAACAAAAAGAGGAGATGAACAAGCAAAAAGAAAAGCGCATCGTGAAGGTGAAGCAAGCGCTTGTTCAACAAGAGGAAAAACTGAAAAAGGCACCGCGAAAAGTAGTCGCTTATACCGTGAAAATCCCCAAGTCGTCTCTCTCTGAGCGTGCAAACAAATATTTACCTGCAATAAAGAAAGAGGCAGGGAAACGTCAGTTATCACCGGCGTTAGTACTTGCGATCATGCATGAAGAATCTCACTTTAACCCAAAAGCGAAATCTCACGTGCCTGCGTATGGATTGATGCAGATTGTCCCAACCACGGCAGGGCATGATGTGAATAAGCTTTATCGTGGTAAAGACAAACCTATGCGTGAAAATGATCTGTATGATCCTGCTGTCAATATTGAAACCGGTAGTGCTTATCTGAAAATCTTACAAAGCCGATACTTGAAGGGCATTAAAGACCCGCAAAGCGCGACCTATAGCATCATTGCCGCTTATAACACCGGCTCAGGCAACGTCGCTAAAGCTTTTGGAGAGCGACGTGTTTCCAGAGCGATTAAAAAGATCAACAGCATGAGTTCTGATGAAGTTTATCAGCGACTTATCAAAAATTTACCTTACGAAGAGACGCGCAACTACCTAAAGAAGGTGAACGATAGAATGCAAACTTATCGTGCGCAGTCAAACTCAGTCATTTAA
- a CDS encoding aminotransferase class I/II-fold pyridoxal phosphate-dependent enzyme: MEGLAPYRSAVQDLVFGENHPTLEEKRVATIQSLGGSGALMIGADFLNHYFPKSKVWVSNPTWENHHAIFAGAGFEVGTYPYFNPETKMLDFDGMISTLKELSEQSIVLLHPCFHNPTGVDHYQ, from the coding sequence ATGGAAGGTCTAGCGCCTTACCGTTCAGCGGTTCAAGATTTAGTGTTTGGTGAAAACCATCCGACTTTGGAAGAGAAAAGAGTGGCAACGATTCAGTCACTAGGCGGCTCTGGCGCGCTGATGATCGGTGCGGATTTCCTAAATCACTATTTTCCGAAATCCAAAGTGTGGGTAAGCAACCCAACTTGGGAAAACCACCATGCCATTTTTGCTGGTGCTGGATTCGAAGTAGGTACTTACCCGTACTTTAACCCAGAAACGAAAATGCTCGATTTCGATGGCATGATTTCAACGTTAAAAGAGCTTTCAGAGCAAAGTATTGTTCTACTTCATCCTTGTTTTCATAACCCTACGGGCGTTGATCATTACCAATGA
- a CDS encoding phytase, with product MSSQGNHTYAVYNIDEAYQYAGSFALVADDQNGLDGASETDGIHAVSSSVGDRFPNGLFIAQDGFNV from the coding sequence ATGTCGAGCCAGGGCAATCACACTTACGCGGTTTACAACATCGATGAAGCTTATCAGTACGCTGGCAGTTTCGCGCTGGTGGCTGATGACCAAAATGGTTTGGATGGTGCCAGTGAGACGGATGGGATTCACGCAGTTTCAAGCTCGGTAGGCGATCGATTCCCTAACGGACTTTTCATTGCCCAGGATGGCTTCAACGTTTAG
- a CDS encoding AraC family transcriptional regulator codes for MHILIRATNLRGYDSLTQSLGGDPRSLLSKYHIASADKRDEDSFLLFRNMIALLEDTATILDCPDFGLRLAEYQGMGILGPISVIARSSATVGDALENISRYLHLHCSALTTKHIAQTKGQARTIKLEYSVQGRGIDYSVQCYELGLANAMQVIKLLCGNDFKPISAHFMHSRLGDEASYQNVFGCPIEFNQNWCGFILPESAFDTPLSSEDEQTCKLARHYLDSQPVPFASSVSDDVRRLIKGLLPTGQCSTENIASHLSMHKRTLQRKLAQESTTYEQILVSERQVIVTKYLKDPNLKLSQISGLLGYSEQATFNRACRAWFDVTPRTYRALLLEEASSDK; via the coding sequence GTGCATATTTTAATTAGAGCGACAAACCTTCGCGGATACGACAGTCTGACGCAATCTTTGGGTGGAGACCCACGCTCTTTGCTGTCGAAATATCACATAGCGAGTGCAGACAAACGGGATGAGGATTCCTTTCTGCTCTTTCGCAATATGATTGCGTTGCTGGAAGACACCGCAACTATCCTCGATTGTCCTGACTTCGGGCTACGACTCGCTGAATATCAGGGCATGGGCATTCTCGGGCCAATTTCGGTGATTGCACGCAGTTCGGCTACGGTTGGTGATGCGTTGGAAAATATATCCCGTTATTTACACCTGCATTGTTCCGCATTAACGACAAAACACATTGCTCAAACAAAGGGGCAAGCCAGAACAATAAAATTGGAATACAGCGTTCAGGGTCGTGGAATAGACTACTCCGTTCAGTGCTACGAGCTGGGATTGGCGAATGCGATGCAGGTGATTAAATTATTATGCGGAAACGACTTTAAACCCATCTCTGCGCACTTTATGCACTCTCGGCTCGGAGATGAGGCGTCATATCAAAACGTATTTGGCTGTCCGATCGAGTTCAATCAGAACTGGTGTGGGTTTATTCTTCCAGAATCTGCGTTCGACACCCCGCTATCCAGCGAAGATGAGCAAACCTGTAAACTGGCAAGACACTACCTGGACTCGCAACCCGTTCCGTTCGCAAGTTCCGTCTCTGATGATGTAAGAAGACTAATTAAAGGCCTTCTTCCCACTGGCCAATGTAGCACTGAAAACATCGCTTCTCACCTTTCTATGCACAAGCGAACGCTGCAACGCAAACTCGCCCAAGAGAGTACAACCTACGAGCAAATTTTAGTGAGTGAGAGACAAGTTATCGTGACCAAGTATTTGAAAGATCCAAACCTAAAATTAAGTCAGATCAGCGGGCTACTAGGCTACTCAGAACAAGCCACATTCAACCGCGCCTGCCGGGCTTGGTTTGACGTTACGCCGCGGACTTACCGTGCACTGCTACTAGAAGAAGCCTCGTCAGATAAATGA
- a CDS encoding NAD(P)/FAD-dependent oxidoreductase, with the protein MTTAHYDTIIIGAGLSGIGTACHLTNEHPNKTLAILERRERMGGSWDLYRYPGIRSDSDMASYGFDFKPWYSDKVLAEGPNIRNYVAETAKEFGFDEKVHYGIAITSANWSDTKQLWTVNATHEPTGEKKTFTCAFLINCAGYYNFDEGHRPHFEREESFKGDIIHPQFWPEDFDYSGKKVVVIGSGATAVTIVPSMADKAAGVTMLQRSPSYIMSVPNTDKISIFLNRFLPKKWVFNLTRKRNILLQRGLYLACRKWPTRMRKVMLSHMRKQVGADFDMTHFTPNYNPWEQRLCAAPDGDFFKVLRSGKADIATDHIEHFTENGIMLKSGKHLDADVIVTATGLEMQLMGGMEFLVNGEPINVPDKMIYKGIMIEDVPNYGWIFGYTNAPWTLKADIGGRYLCNLFRHMDQHGFGVARPVDTVSSSTGVSMLDGFAPGYMERAKDRMPRQGKEAPWVVTMHYGKDKKALTEEPIEDGVLQFSHAVSQDKAVAQNVEAVA; encoded by the coding sequence ATGACCACTGCACATTACGACACCATCATAATCGGAGCTGGCCTTTCAGGGATTGGAACGGCCTGCCACCTGACTAATGAGCACCCTAATAAAACGCTTGCTATTCTTGAGCGTAGAGAGCGCATGGGAGGCTCCTGGGACTTGTACCGCTATCCTGGCATACGTTCCGACTCCGATATGGCAAGTTATGGCTTTGACTTTAAACCTTGGTATTCAGATAAGGTTCTCGCTGAAGGTCCTAACATCAGAAATTACGTGGCAGAAACAGCTAAAGAGTTTGGCTTTGACGAAAAAGTACACTACGGCATAGCGATCACTAGCGCCAACTGGTCTGATACTAAGCAACTTTGGACGGTAAACGCGACGCACGAGCCTACTGGTGAGAAAAAAACATTTACTTGTGCTTTTCTCATTAACTGTGCGGGCTACTACAATTTTGATGAGGGGCATCGACCTCATTTTGAACGAGAGGAGTCGTTTAAAGGTGATATTATTCACCCACAGTTTTGGCCTGAGGACTTCGATTACTCGGGTAAGAAAGTTGTCGTGATTGGTAGTGGCGCGACAGCGGTTACTATTGTACCGAGTATGGCGGACAAAGCCGCCGGGGTGACAATGCTTCAGCGTTCACCGAGTTATATTATGTCGGTTCCTAATACGGATAAAATATCCATTTTCCTCAATCGCTTCTTACCGAAAAAATGGGTATTTAACCTGACAAGAAAACGCAATATTTTACTACAGCGAGGCTTGTATCTTGCTTGTAGAAAATGGCCAACAAGAATGCGTAAGGTCATGTTGTCTCATATGCGCAAGCAAGTTGGTGCTGATTTTGATATGACTCACTTTACACCTAATTACAACCCTTGGGAGCAGCGTCTATGTGCAGCGCCAGACGGTGACTTTTTCAAAGTGTTACGTTCAGGTAAAGCTGATATCGCCACTGATCATATCGAGCATTTTACTGAGAACGGCATTATGCTGAAGTCGGGCAAGCATTTGGATGCCGATGTCATTGTGACAGCGACAGGGTTAGAGATGCAGTTAATGGGCGGCATGGAGTTTTTGGTCAATGGCGAGCCAATCAACGTACCGGATAAAATGATTTATAAAGGGATTATGATTGAAGACGTACCTAATTACGGCTGGATTTTCGGCTACACCAATGCTCCTTGGACTCTGAAGGCGGATATCGGTGGTCGTTATCTATGTAATCTGTTTAGACATATGGATCAGCATGGGTTTGGTGTTGCACGTCCTGTAGACACTGTCAGCTCAAGTACGGGTGTGAGTATGCTTGATGGCTTTGCCCCAGGTTATATGGAGCGAGCTAAAGATAGAATGCCAAGGCAGGGGAAAGAAGCCCCTTGGGTTGTAACGATGCACTATGGAAAAGATAAAAAAGCACTGACCGAAGAGCCCATTGAAGATGGTGTTTTGCAGTTCTCCCATGCGGTGAGCCAAGATAAAGCAGTGGCTCAAAACGTTGAAGCCGTGGCTTAA
- a CDS encoding alpha/beta hydrolase, which yields MTTSENDNPSVVLIPGMWSTGETLSELQRAFEAQGYKVESVCLPEHKKKAEYSKADKVRLAETCLQDYVDFIVARIKTYKAPPILVGHSMGGLLAQLVAARVPVNKLVLLSSAAPGGINGWSWSVIRTLGRNLFLFPLWKKVTELGLCHVRYGIANSQSASVQQQIMQDMTYESGMATFQIGVGGLLKSGFSRVDAKQVQCPVLVIGGTADRITPIKVQRAIVKKYGEQATLVELPEVCHWTIGGSNLPQVTSVIFDWLDDQIHIAA from the coding sequence ATGACAACGTCTGAAAATGATAATCCGTCAGTGGTACTTATCCCCGGTATGTGGAGTACGGGAGAGACGTTATCTGAACTGCAGCGTGCTTTTGAAGCGCAAGGGTATAAGGTAGAGTCTGTTTGCCTACCTGAGCACAAAAAGAAGGCAGAATATAGTAAGGCTGATAAGGTCAGATTGGCTGAGACTTGCCTGCAGGATTACGTGGATTTTATTGTCGCAAGAATAAAGACGTATAAGGCTCCTCCAATATTAGTCGGACACTCGATGGGCGGTCTGTTAGCACAGCTTGTCGCGGCTAGAGTACCAGTTAATAAACTGGTTTTGCTTTCATCTGCAGCGCCGGGTGGGATTAACGGTTGGAGTTGGTCAGTTATACGTACTTTAGGGCGAAATTTATTCTTATTTCCTTTGTGGAAAAAAGTAACGGAGCTTGGATTGTGTCATGTCCGTTATGGCATCGCCAATTCTCAAAGCGCCTCAGTTCAGCAACAAATCATGCAAGATATGACGTACGAATCGGGTATGGCGACTTTCCAAATAGGTGTTGGAGGCCTACTTAAAAGTGGCTTTTCTCGGGTTGATGCTAAGCAGGTGCAATGCCCTGTCCTTGTTATCGGCGGGACAGCAGACCGTATTACGCCTATCAAGGTGCAACGTGCTATCGTGAAAAAGTATGGGGAACAGGCTACTCTGGTCGAATTACCAGAGGTATGTCACTGGACAATAGGGGGAAGCAATTTACCCCAAGTCACATCGGTGATCTTTGACTGGCTTGATGATCAAATACATATCGCCGCGTAA
- a CDS encoding Hsp20/alpha crystallin family protein: MSLVPRDSWADFSRFFDNSFPALRTRFEEGTFSPRVDIVEKDQAFEVTADLPGVKKEDIKLSCQQGVLSIEASIETKKETEKEGKVVHSERYSGKMSRSFTLGNNINVEEISADFSDGVLTVVVPKLADQSEEEHKIPIR; the protein is encoded by the coding sequence ATGAGCTTGGTTCCTCGTGATAGCTGGGCTGATTTCTCCCGGTTCTTTGACAATTCATTTCCTGCATTGAGGACACGATTCGAAGAGGGTACTTTTTCGCCACGAGTTGATATCGTCGAGAAAGACCAAGCCTTCGAAGTCACTGCCGATTTGCCGGGAGTGAAAAAAGAAGATATCAAACTTAGCTGCCAGCAAGGGGTGTTATCCATCGAAGCAAGTATCGAAACGAAAAAAGAGACAGAAAAAGAAGGTAAGGTAGTCCACAGTGAACGATACAGTGGCAAAATGTCTCGAAGTTTTACGCTCGGTAACAACATCAATGTCGAAGAAATTAGCGCTGATTTTTCCGACGGTGTTTTGACTGTCGTGGTACCAAAACTAGCCGACCAAAGTGAAGAAGAACACAAGATTCCAATTCGCTAG